In one window of Littorina saxatilis isolate snail1 linkage group LG11, US_GU_Lsax_2.0, whole genome shotgun sequence DNA:
- the LOC138979436 gene encoding uncharacterized protein, which translates to MRGGTMATLPTLIPLAVFSLWTLASFLCHKSAKLAMAPYVTDMTSITSVVIPLGLTLVQTLCCRATVQLTSLRDPLFYVMAASHFLATWATNTSLALTFASSTMAVKMLEPVTSALLQRVVLKTAMGAEGVVGMVVVVLGAMLYVGNPMSSSQTSRAVLMALLSNVTLGVRNVALKLNHGASPATSRLRSPRVIATFAAAAAGLVLFTRSFVLTDASVASSHAPPDYFLLLSLASGACHVTYSYVSTNVVLRYMSVVSHAILNIVKRVLVVVLLHVAGRRSASMWNWAGLALCTVGLLLYSREKILSPSLDTSVTSTPHGLEGSFSETDTATTPGRPKIYRERESLLGRLLILLFVFVICLTSGQPLMTQMSRFQLIQKPRELHGFESTLGKKEFISPVLRSDPRFPSKSKTNYAQNLRFGHVNWTDGKVLIAGRIVYQPDRKTAKEVEEFVSRDNLLTTPFDTDGLSPYLTTSQEVIAETKRVHDNLFTQLFRGKKYAVVFDLASHENKGDAAITIGELIMLENMGIEILFFINLFACNDKNFQHALKLAQQHSMDEVVVLMHGGGNIFGYAIADGCRDKALKLFPGYRTVLFSQSIYMNANQKHFDFARNNYCCNPNLTLLMRDRLSLHIARRLFANGTHIVLAPDMAFQLGHVARFAPPYYDVIWQRRADEENPLLGKVPKLPGNVTTWQWDWVRMSSLKSSGTVKQAVNAMHNGLVILQQGRVLVTDRLHGHILSVLLNIPHVLLDNCHQKLSSYHNTWTRGLKNCRLADNAEDAARYAMELLKEYGDSLPRRLTAADIKEQF; encoded by the exons ATGAGAGGG GGAACCATGGCGACACTACCGACCTTGATCCCGCTTGCTGTCTTCTCCTTGTGGACGCTGGCCTCCTTCCTCTGTCACAAGTCAGCCAAGCTGGCCATGGCACCCTACGTCACAGACATGACGTCAATCACCTCTGTCGTCATCCCGCTGGGCCTGACGCTGGTCCAAACGCTGTGCTGCCGCGCCACCGTCCAGCTGACGTCATTGAGAGATCCGCTGTTCTACGTCATGGCGGCGTCCCACTTCCTGGCCACGTGGGCCACCAACACCAGCCTGGCATTGACCTTCGCGTCCTCTACCATGGCGGTCAAGATGCTGGAGCCCGTGACGTCAGCCTTGCTGCAGCGCGTGGTGCTGAAGACGGCGATGGGGGCGGAGGGCGTGGTGggcatggtggtggtggtgttgggcgCCATGCTGTACGTGGGCAACCCGATGTCCAGCAGCCAGACCTCGCGCGCCGTGCTGATGGCGCTGCTGTCCAACGTCACACTGGGCGTCCGCAACGTGGCCCTGAAGCTCAACCACGGAGCCAGCCCCGCCACAAGTCGGCTCCGTTCCCCGAGAGTCATCGCCACCTTCGCCGCTGCAGCCGCGGGCCTCGTCCTGTTCACGCGTAGCTTCGTCCTCACAGACGCTTCCGTGGCTTCATCGCACGCGCCGCCGGACTACTTTCTCCTGCTTTCATTGGCTTCCGGCGCCTGTCACGTGACCTACTCCTACGTCTCGACCAATGTGGTGCTTCGTTACATGTCGGTGGTGAGCCACGCCATTTTGAACATCGTGAAGCGCGTGCTGGTGGTTGTGCTGCTGCACGTGGCAGGGCGGCGCTCGGCCTCCATGTGGAACTGGGCGGGGCTAGCGCTGTGCACTGTGGGATTGCTTCTGTACAGTAGAGAGAAGATTCTGTCACCGTCTTTGGACACTTCCGTGACGTCAACACCTCATGGCCttgaaggaagcttcagtgagACAG ACACGGCCACCACTCCGGGCCGTCCAAAGATCTACAGGGAGCGAGAAAGTCTTCTCGGCCGCCTGCTCATTCTCCTCTTCGTCTTCGTCATCTGTTTGACGTCAGGACAGCCGCTGATGACGCAGATGTCTAGATTCCAACTGATCCAGAAACCAAGAGAACTGCATGGATTCGAATCAACGCTTGGAAAAAAAGAGTTCATTTCTCCAGTCTTGCGGTCTGACCCCAGGTTCCCGAGCAAGTCCAAGACAAATTACGCGCAAAATCTCCGTTTCGGGCACGTGAACTGGACGGACGGGAAAGTCCTGATTGCTGGACGCATAGTGTATCAGCCGGACCGCAAGACGGCCAAGGAGGTGGAGGAGTTTGTGTCCAGGGACAATTTACTGACCACGCCTTTCGACACGGACGGTTTGTCGCCCTACCTGACGACCTCCCAGGAGGTGATAGCCGAAACCAAGCGTGTCCACGATAACCTGTTCACCCAGCTATTCCGAGGCAAGAAGTACGCAGTGGTTTTTGATCTGGCTTCGCACGAAAACAAAGGAGACGCCGCCATCACCATAGGGGAGCTGATTATGCTGGAAAACATGGGTATCGAGATTCTCTTTTTCATCAACCTCTTTGCCTGCAATGATAAAAATTTCCAGCACGCACTGAAACTTGCTCAGCAGCACAGCATGGACGAGGTGGTGGTGCTCATGCACGGGGGAGGCAACATCTTCGGCTACGCTATCGCCGACGGGTGCCGAGACAAAGCGCTGAAGCTGTTCCCAGGCTACAGGACCGTGCTCTTCTCGCAGAGCATCTACATGAACGCAAACCAGAAGCATTTCGACTTTGCCCGGAACAACTACTGCTGTAACCCGAACCTGACACTCCTGATGCGAGACCGTCTGTCTCTTCACATCGCGCGGCGACTTTTTGCCAATGGTACCCATATCGTGCTCGCTCCCGACATGGCCTTTCAGCTTGGCCACGTGGCCCGCTTCGCCCCGCCCTACTATGACGTCATCTGGCAACGCCGAGCAGACGAAGAGAACCCACTGCTTGGGAAG GTGCCGAAGCTACCAGGCAACGTGACCACGTGGCAGTGGGACTGGGTGAGGATGTCGTCTCTCAAGTCTAGCGGGACGGTCAAGCAAGCCGTGAACGCCATGCACAACGGTCTGGTCATCCTGCAACAAGGCCGAGTGCTGGTCACCGACAG GCTACATGGTCACATCCTGTCCGTCCTGCTGAACATTCCGCACGTGCTACTGGACAACTGCCACCAGAAGCTGTCCTCCTACCACAACACGTGGACACGGGGTCTCAAGAACTGCCGCCTGGCGGACAACGCGGAGGATGCCGCTCGCTACGCCATGGAACTCTTGAAGGAGTACGGGGACTCCCTGCCTCGGCGGCTGACTGCTGCTGACATCAAGGAACAGTTTTAG